A DNA window from Gillisia sp. Hel1_33_143 contains the following coding sequences:
- a CDS encoding 16S rRNA (uracil(1498)-N(3))-methyltransferase translates to MQLFYNPNVNADAKEIIFPKDESKHIVKVLRKREGDILNVTNGKGNIFKTEITLVTPQQCIAKVLEVETQPEPDYYLHLAVAPTKMNDRYEWFLEKATEIGVHEITPIICDHSERKVVKLQRFERVIQSAMKQSLHLSIPKLNEAVKASDFIKNNTAEHKFIAHCEEGKDKVSLKRSIQKGERSIILIGPEGDFSVNEIRLALENNWKAVSLGNSRLRTETAAIAACHTVALANED, encoded by the coding sequence GAGAGCAAACATATTGTAAAGGTGCTTCGTAAGAGAGAAGGTGATATTTTGAATGTTACCAATGGTAAGGGAAATATTTTTAAAACAGAGATCACTTTGGTCACTCCACAGCAATGTATAGCAAAGGTATTGGAAGTTGAAACTCAGCCTGAACCCGACTATTATTTGCATTTGGCAGTTGCACCAACAAAAATGAATGATAGATATGAATGGTTCTTAGAAAAAGCTACTGAAATTGGTGTTCATGAAATCACACCAATTATTTGTGATCATAGTGAAAGAAAGGTTGTAAAGTTACAAAGGTTTGAAAGAGTGATTCAAAGCGCTATGAAACAATCTTTACATCTAAGCATTCCCAAATTGAACGAGGCGGTAAAAGCTTCAGATTTTATTAAGAATAATACTGCAGAACACAAATTTATTGCTCATTGTGAAGAAGGAAAAGATAAGGTCTCTTTAAAACGCTCTATTCAAAAAGGAGAAAGATCGATAATACTTATTGGCCCAGAAGGTGATTTCTCTGTAAATGAAATTCGGCTCGCATTAGAAAATAATTGGAAAGCTGTAAGCCTTGGAAATAGCAGATTGAGAACAGAAACTGCAGCAATAGCAGCATGTCATACTGTAGCTTTAGCTAATGAAGATTAA